One part of the Paroedura picta isolate Pp20150507F chromosome 5, Ppicta_v3.0, whole genome shotgun sequence genome encodes these proteins:
- the LOC143837895 gene encoding uncharacterized protein LOC143837895, with protein MIRCTLHLPPPFCSATSESNMESSSQASSVPATGRGPTWRDAEIRDLIGIFSEEKIQDAFQSSHRNREVFEQVAIKMRALGHNRTGLECRSKTKTMRAEYMRAVNHNKGSGNEKVTCPYFEEQRQLYGDGEGSGRPKRVGRSLKVVRKPAAPVEEPPAEEDPGEGTSSSFRPPPPVQQRAAESVTLDLIAIAPGEPEEAPEQTPLASETQLPGTGPLESPAAPDVDSDSGASTNIDFIPGTQEEEQPGVLGPPARRRRIQIQDEVLSDEEEEPPLPPGSPPPRGALPAEERLTRERGRLRRVSVLTSVGERLLEHCYEESRRAAAADQAMLTLIAQEGRKLRAVLRETNQILREGVEEVRLIRRLMERAVAVMERAYPPQIAPPPPPTPTPPLPAPTPPTPSQNASTQTRRRTILGKRKIKPADKYSPS; from the exons atgatccgttgcaccctgcacctcccaccaccattttgctcagctactagcgaaagcaacatggaatcgtcttctcaagcctcgtccgtccctgcaaccggccgtggcccaacttggagggacgcggagatcagggacctgatcgggattttctcggaggagaaaatccaggacgcgttccagtcctcccacaggaatagggaggtttttgaacaagtggctattaagatgcgcgccctgggccacaacaggaccggccttgaatgccggtcgaagaccaagacaatgagggcagagtacatgcgtgccgtgaaccataataagggttccggcaacgaaaaggttacctgcccctacttcgaggagcagcgccagctgtacggggacggggaaggatccggcaggccgaagcgcgtcggccggagccttaaggtggttcggaagccggctgccccggtcgaggaaccacccgctgaggaggatcccggcgagggaacctcgtccagctttcgccctccaccccccgtccagcaacgagccgcggaatcggtaacgctggacctgatcgccatcgctcctggggagccagaggaggctcctgagcaaacgccccttgcctccg agacacagttgccagggacggggcccctagagtctccagcagcacctgacgtggatagtgattcgggggcatcaactaacattg atttcatacccggaacacaggaggaggaacagcctggggtgcttggacctcctgcccggcgcaggcggatacagattcaagatg aggttctttcagatgaggaggaggaaccacccctgcctccaggcagcccaccacctagaggtgcgctcccagcagaggagaggcttacgagggaacgcggcaggctgaggcgcgtctccgtcttgacaagcgtgggagagaggctccttgagcactgctatgaggagtcacggcgtgccgcggccgctgaccaagccatgctcacactcattgcccaggaggggagaaaattgagggcagtccttagagagacaaaccaaatcctacgcgaaggcgtggaggaggtgcgactgataaggagactcatggagagggctgtagcggtcatggaaagggcctaccctccacaaatcgcccccccaccaccacccacaccaacaccaccacttccagcacccaccccaccaactccctctcagaatgcctccacccaaacaagaaggaggactattctcggaaagagaaaaattaaaccagcagacaagtactccccctcctag